A genome region from Triticum aestivum cultivar Chinese Spring chromosome 2B, IWGSC CS RefSeq v2.1, whole genome shotgun sequence includes the following:
- the LOC123044182 gene encoding CDPK-related kinase 5 — MGGCHAKPRTRDADGASPPPPAPATPPPASSTAPATPASKKHWTSSPFFPFSTPSPSPAHHLFSSSAASPRTSSKSPAPAGSKSPAPTTPARRLLRLPFPPPSPAKHIRQALARRHGPSRPAIPEEGGDSDGGRGLDKGFGFNKGFAAKYDLGDEVGRGHFGYTCAARIRKGARKGDAVAVKVIPKAKMTTSIAIEDVRREVKILKALAGHKNLVQFYDAYEDNENVYIVMELCEGGELLDRILSRGGKYSEDDAKSVLVQILNVVAFCHIQGVVHRDLKPENFLFTSKDENSQLKTIDFGLSDFVKPDERLNDIVGSAYYVAPEVLHRCYSTEADVWSIGVIAYILLCGSRPFWARTESGIFRSVLKADPSYNEAPWPSLTPEAMDFVKRLLCKDPRRRMTAAQALGHPWIRNYNDIKMPLDVLIFRLIKAYIRSSSLRKAALKALSKTLTVDELFYLKGQFSLLEPDRNGCITLDNIRMALTREATDAMKETRVQEILVSLSALQYRRMDFHEFCAAAVSVHQLEALDRWEQHARSAYEIFEKDGNRAIVIDELASELGLSPSVPLHVVLQDWIRHTDGKLSFLGFVKLLHGMSSRSLSKMR, encoded by the exons ATGGGGGGCTGCCACGCCAAGCCGCGCACCCGCGACGCCGACGGCGCatccccgccgccacccgcgccggccacgcccccgccggcctcctccacgGCGCCCGCCACGCCGGCCTCCAAGAAGCACTGGACGTCCTCCCCCTTCTTCCCCTTCTCCACGCCCAGCCCCAGCCCGGCGCACcacctcttctcctcctccgcggcctcccCGAGGACCTCCTCCAAGTCCCCCGCCCCGGCGGGCTCCAAGTCCCCGGCGCCCACCACCCCGGCCAGGCGCCTCCTGCGCCTGCCCTTCCCGCCGCCCTCGCCCGCCAAGCACATCCGCCAGGCGCTCGCGCGGAGGCACGGCCCGTCGCGCCCGGCGATCCCCGAGGAgggcggcgacagcgacggcggGAGGGGCCTCGACAAGGGCTTCGGCTTCAACAAGGGCTTCGCCGCCAAGTACGACCTCGGGGACGAGGTCGGGAGGGGCCACTTCGGCTACACCTGCGCCGCCAGGATCAGGAAGGGCGCGCGCAAGGGGGACGCCGTCGCCGTCAAGGTCATCCCCAAGGCCAAG ATGACAACATCCATTGCTATAGAGGATGTCCGGAGGGAGGTGAAAATTTTGAAGGCTTTAGCAGGGCACAAGAACTTGGTTCAGTTTTATGATGCATATGAGGACAACGAAAATGTCTACATAGTCATGGA GTTGTGTGAGGGCGGGGAGCTTCTGGATAGAATACTTTCCAG AGGTGGGAAGTACTCCGAGGATGATGCAAAGTCTGTCCTGGTCCAAATATTGAATGTTGTCGCTTTTTGCCACATCCAAGGAGTGGTTCACAGGGATCTCAAACCAGAG AATTTTCTTTTTACTTCGAAAGATGAGAACTCTCAACTTAAGACAATTGACTTTGGATTATCAGACTTTGTAAAACCAG ATGAGAGACTAAATGATATAGTTGGAAGTGCTTATTATGTTGCTCCGGAAGTTCTACATAGATGCTATAGCACAGAAGCGGATGTATGGAGTATAGGTGTCATTGCATATATCCTCCTTTGTGGCAGCCGCCCTTTTTGGGCACGCACTGAATCTGGCATATTCCGTTCTGTTCTCAAAGCTGACCCCAGTTATAATGAGGCACCTTGGCCTTCTCTAACTCCAGAAGCAATGGACTTTGTTAAGCGCTTGCTGTGCAAGGATCCACGTAGAAGGATGACTGCAGCACAAGCTTTAG GTCATCCATGGATTAGAAATTACAATGACATCAAGATGCCATTGGACGTCCTTATATTCCGTCTTATCAAAGCTTATATTCGTTCTTCATCATTACGTAAAGCTGCTCTGAAG GCTTTATCGAAGACTTTGACTGTTGATGAGCTTTTCTATCTCAAAGGGCAGTTTTCCTTATTAGAACCTGACAGAAATGGATGCATAACTCTAGATAATATCAGAATG GCCTTAACAAGAGAAGCCACGGATGCGATGAAAGAAACACGAGTTCAGGAGATTCTTGTCTCG TTGAGTGCTCTTCAGTACAGAAGAATGGACTTCCATGAGTTCTGTGCAGCTGCAGTAAGTGTTCACCAGCTTGAAGCATTAGACAGATGGGAGCAACATGCGAGATCAGCTTATGAAATTTTCGAGAAGGATGGCAATCGAGCCATTGTAATTGACGAACTAGCTTCA GAACTGGGTCTCAGCCCCTCGGTGCCGCTGCACGTTGTTCTGCAGGACTGGATCCGGCACACCGATGGGAAGCTCAGCTTCCTCGGGTTTGTCAAGTTGCTGCATGGCATGTCCAGCAGGTCCCTGTCAAAGATGAGATAG